The following is a genomic window from Clostridium sp..
TGTAACTATGGGAACCTGACCTACATAAGGTTCTTTTAATCCCATATCCTTTATTACGACAAGATTTCCATTTGTACCTATTGCACCGCCTACATCCAATTTATCCTTGTTGTTAGGGGGCAGTTCTACTTGAGGATTTCCCATATAACCTTTAACACTTCCATCAGGATATGCCACTACAATTACGCCCCTGGCAGCTCCACCCCCGGATATTTTAATAGTCAGACTATCATTTTCTGATTTCAGCATGGTTCCCATGAGACTGCCGGCCGTAAGCATTCTTCCAAGAGCTGCAGCTGCCGTAGCAGAACATTTGTGTATTTTGACAGCTTCATTTACCAGCTGTGTAGTTGTAGTTGAAATTATTCTTACATTATTATCTAGAGCCATAGCTCGTACTATGTTATCGTCCATTATTATCTCCTTTGCGTATTACGTAAACTATTCTTTCTGAATTTTTTTGTACAAGTTCATCTGTATAATTATTGAGCTTTTGTAATATTTCAAATCCACATTTTGAAAGTAGGTTTTCTATATAATCACATTGATATGCTCTTTCTCTGTGGTGCTCATCAAATCTTCTGTATAATCTGCCTTCCCTGACAAAAAACGTAAGGTACATATCAACAACTTCATTTTCTAAATTATTATCCCATATATAGGTCAATTTCTCATCATCATAGTCGTATAAATTATTTCCAAGTATTTGGGTAAGTTTGTAATAGGAATTTATATCAAATACCAAAATACCATCTGTTTTCAAATGATTGAAAACCGCCATAAAATATTTTGTGAGATCGTCTTTGTTGAGTATGTAATTTGTTGAGTCCAGACAGCAGGTTATCAGATCAAATTCCATATTTAAATTGAGTTCAATCATGTTCTGACATATTAAATGTACTTTTAAGTTCCTGGCTCTAAACTTTGCTTCTGCTTCTGCAAGCATGTCGCTTGAAAAATCAACACACCAGATATCATGGAAAGATGGAGCGATTTTTTCTGTCAGGTTTCCTGTACCACATCCAATATCCAGATAATTTATTCTATCTATATTATATTTCTCACAGATTCCCAGAATTTTAGTACCCCATATATAGTAGTCTACATCTGTATTTATTAAATAATCATATATATATGCCAAATTGCTGTAACAGTCCATCTTTGTATCTTTCATAACATACTTCAATCCTTCTGCCTTTTTTGGTTTTCAATTATTATTTTATTTTTAGGTATATTGAGTTCTTTCTTGCGTTTGGCCATTATGCCGCCGATCCTTCCAGTTTCTTCTGCAGTAAGTCCACTCCATCCATAGCTGCTGACTTTTTCTCCAAGCCCAAGTTCCTCTGCTATTTCATATTTGAGTTTTTCCCTTAATTTTTCAGCATCTGTAAGTTCCTTGTTTGCCCTGAGTTTTGCCTTTATTATTTTTTTTAAAGGTGTTTTTGACATATACGACCCTCCCCGCTTCTATATAAATTATTTTTTCCTGAAAAGCGAGATTTATACTTATATTGATTATTTTAAGGGTTAACTTTTTACTGCAATCTGTTATAATTATACAAAGAATATAAATGTATGAATTATATAACTTTAATATATTTTATCACAGTGGATCAAAAATATAAAATCTTTATGTTATTTACTATTTTGCAAGTTTGGGTGTAAAATATTTAGTATATTCATATATAATGCTATTGAACAACATCTATATTTAAAAT
Proteins encoded in this region:
- a CDS encoding class I SAM-dependent DNA methyltransferase encodes the protein MDCYSNLAYIYDYLINTDVDYYIWGTKILGICEKYNIDRINYLDIGCGTGNLTEKIAPSFHDIWCVDFSSDMLAEAEAKFRARNLKVHLICQNMIELNLNMEFDLITCCLDSTNYILNKDDLTKYFMAVFNHLKTDGILVFDINSYYKLTQILGNNLYDYDDEKLTYIWDNNLENEVVDMYLTFFVREGRLYRRFDEHHRERAYQCDYIENLLSKCGFEILQKLNNYTDELVQKNSERIVYVIRKGDNNGR
- a CDS encoding small, acid-soluble spore protein, alpha/beta type, which produces MSKTPLKKIIKAKLRANKELTDAEKLREKLKYEIAEELGLGEKVSSYGWSGLTAEETGRIGGIMAKRKKELNIPKNKIIIENQKRQKD